From one Humulus lupulus chromosome 8, drHumLupu1.1, whole genome shotgun sequence genomic stretch:
- the LOC133797859 gene encoding uncharacterized protein LOC133797859 codes for MSSTDLEFRPDFSSSSSKINLSPMPIQTPEPSEPPLLGRIITIQRLNDKEDDDDDDENNNEKTKMKNENRENEKENNENRENEKENENENDDVCRTPTSEGHRIPEIVSCPPAPRKPARRVPSCKRKLTELQFFDVKNREDVDDFFRSISSNNNGSSSSAKRSCCPCK; via the coding sequence ATGTCTAGTACCGATCTAGAATTCCGCCCAGACTTCTCGTCGTCGTCTTCGAAGATCAACCTTTCTCCTATGCCAATTCAGACTCCGGAACCCTCCGAACCCCCTCTACTCGGGAGAATCATCACAATTCAGAGACTAAACGACAAAGAAgacgacgacgacgacgacgaAAACAATAACGAGAAGACGAAGATGAAGAACGAGAACCGTGAGAACGAGAAGGAGAATAACGAGAACCGTGAGAACGAGAAGGAGAACGAAAACGAAAACGACGACGTTTGCCGCACACCCACATCGGAAGGGCACAGAATCCCGGAGATCGTATCGTGCCCGCCGGCGCCGAGAAAGCCGGCCAGACGGGTCCCGTCATGCAAGAGGAAATTGACGGAGCTACAATTCTTCGATGTGAAGAATCGTGAAGATGTGGATGATTTTTTCAGATCGATCTCGTCGAATAATAACGGCTCGTCTTCTTCGGCCAAGAGGAGCTGCTGTCCATGTaaatga